A window of Aequoribacter fuscus genomic DNA:
AACTAACTCATGGGTGATAGGGTCGTGTTGCTGCCCCCAAGCAGCCAGGTCGTCGTTAATCCAATACTGCTCGCTGACAATGTGCTCGATAGCTCGATCAATGCTGATGCGGACACTGTTTAATAAGTTATCTTGAATTTGGTAGTTTTCTGGCCGCTCGCTGACGTCAATTAATAACTCTAAAATATTTGCTGTGACATTGTCGTTATGTGTACACAAGTCGTGATAACCACCGCGAAGAGGAAAGCTTTGAGGCCAGCCACCGTTGGGCATTTGGGCGCTGAGGATAAGTTTGAGCCCCTTTTCGATGGCTTGCCTTACCTCTTCATTTGAGCGCGGGTTACCCAATCGTGCTAACAAACGAAGTTCGGACGTGGTTGCGCCATTATCAAACGTGGGTACGTAGCTGGGTTCTCGCCCGTAGTGTTGGGTTTCGAGTTTCGCTTGATTAATAAAGTCAGTGTTCTTAGACCAGCCACCGCTGGGTGTTTGGAAAGATAGTAAATTCTGAACTTCTTTGTCTGAAAGTAGCTTTATGGATTGGTAACGATTGACTCGGGCTCGCCGCAAAGACGAGATGTCCGCATTGCGTTGTAGGGACTTGTTGTCTCGATCCAACAGCCTAGAACTCTGAAGCTTATAGTGTGTCCAAGCATCACTAGAGTCCATGGGGAGTCTGTCATCCGCGAGATAGTCCGTATTTGATAGAGGTTTTTTCTCGTCGGTACGCAGGGTATTCAAGAAGGCAATCGTGGTATCCATGGCCTCGCTTAGCCATGGCTCGAACAGCCAGAAAGTATGTGGCGTATCCGGGATTTCGTGTACGAGACTAGGTGTGCCGAATGATTTTAGTTTGTCTACCAACTCATTTCGCCCGGCGTGAAAACGCGGGTGTGAACTGTTAATAAAAGCAAATGGCGGTGTGTTAGCGGAAACATGGGCTAGGGGGGAAACCTCTCGCCACAACACAGGCGCTTGTTCGGTTCGCCCGCCTAACCACAAACTTAAGTATGAGAGTTTGCCCGGTCGATCTTCGTGGTAACGCACCTGCTTGGATTGCGTTTCGACAATGCCATCAAAGTTAACAACGACGTCGATGATACCAGGCTCTACTTCGTTCAGGCGAACGCCAAGCAGGCTTGCCATGTGGGCACCAGACGAGCCGCCAATTAAGCCTATGAAGCTGGGGTCTAGATTGTATTGACTCGCGTGTGTCTTAAGAAATGACAGCGCTTGCTCTAGGTCCCTCATGCCCGCAGGGTACAGGGCTTCACGAGAGGTTCGGTACGAGACTGTCGCGGCTGCATATCCGTGCTCTGCTAGGCTCTTCGCAATGGCCAGAAAGTGATCTCGGTGTCCGCTTCGCCAAGCACCGCCGTGTATCAACAGCATCATCGGAGTGGGAGCGGTTGATTCGGGTAATACCAGGTCAAGAGTCTGTGTTTTACTGACATTACCGTAAGTGATGTTTGAGATTACCGTTGCGCTGGTTTGGCGTCGAGGATTCGCGAGTTTAATGTAGGGGTATTGCTCGTGGTGTTTCGTCCACTCGCGCTCCATGCTGTAGTCGGGCATTTCACCCTCAACAGAGGTTCGCACACTGCCCTCGGCTGCGGCATAGTCTAACCATAACTTATCTTCCGCTTGGCTCAGTCCCGTTGCGGTGACAGCAAGGCTAACGAGGACAGTTGAGAGTAACTTCAAGGTCGACATCAGGATGCCAATCTCCTAGTACCGCCATGGGTTCAAAGGTTGTCATTTGTTGATATTCAAGTTGGCGTCTGCTCGTGCTGTGACTCCCGCCAGGTCCGCAAGAGGCATATTCGAAGAATCTAGCATCTTCTGGCTGGAAATACGTTTTGCCTCCCTCTTTGGCTGTGCCACCCATCGGATGCCAAGGATGTGTTTGAATATGTTCGCCCATCCAATTCGCAATAAAAATGCTTTGGCCGATTGCATTTGGGTCGGCATACCGTCCATCTGGGAAGGTGGTGGTAGGGTGCCAGGGCCGACCTAAACCCATGGTATTGGGCGCTACGCCTGAGTTGGCGGTTAATTTGTTATTCCAGAAGACCAAACCGTAATTTGTGCCGATATCCGTGCTAGGCGCAGTCAAATAACCGATGGTCTGCATGGGTTTAGCACGAGGCTCGGTGACAATGGTATTGCCAACAAACAGAGCAGTACCAGCTCCGAAAATAAAATCGACATGGCCACTGATTGTGCTATTTATAAACAACGAGCGTCCGGCTAGGGTAAACAAGGTGTCTTGGTAGCCTTTAATTTCACCCAACTGGAACAGGAATCGGTCGCTGCCTTTGTCCAGCATCAAAGCGACCGCTTGCGAGCCGCGTTGTTTGGCTGGGTCGTTCTTGTCTAGCGCATCATTGCTCGGATAATCGTAAGTATTGAAGATATTAATGTGTTTGAAAGACACATCTTGGCTGCGAATGGTTACCGTGGCGGAGCGCCATGTTCCGTAAGTTTCATCCGAGCCGGGCATTGGTTGCCCGGCAAACGTGCCGTGATAGATTGTTGACGGGCTATTGGCGTCGCCGATGAAATGTATATTGGGTTGTGTGACGACGAGCTTTTCGTAGTAGCACCCGGACGCAATATGAATTTCTACGCGACGTTCAACGTTGGAGAGCGAGTCCACTGCGGCTTGTATTGTGGGGAAGCAATCGCCCCCATCACCAACGCATAAACTCACTGCTCCGCCGTGCGGCGGGTTGGTTGAGCAACCACTAATCAGCACTGCAAGTAGGGTTGCCCAAATACGCATTAGTCGAGCTTATAAGCGCGTTTAACCAGACCGTAAGTCAGCTCGTGTGCCAACTCATGGGCTTCATCCATTGTGATGCGGTGGTCGGCGACCCACTCGGCGAGCGATACACAGTCCATTCTGCGGGCGACGTCGTGACGTGCCGGAATGGATAAGAAGGCCCGAGTATCGTCGTTAAAACCAACGGTGTTATACAGGCCCGCGGTTTCTGTGGCTTGTTGACGGAAACGACGCATACCCTCTGGGCTATCGTGGAACCACCAAGGTGGCCCCAGGCGCAAGCAGGGGTAGTGACCTGCCAGCGGGGCAAGTTCACGGCTGTATACGGTTTCATCCAGTGTGAATAAAATTAGCGTGAAGTTTGGGTTGTTACCGTATTTATCCAGCAGGGGCTTGAGCGCCCGCACATATTCGGTTTGTTCCGGGATATCAGCGCCTTTGTCGCGACCAAAGGTGTCGAACACGACCTGGTTATGATTGCGGTAGCTGCCCGGGTGTAACTGCATCACCAAGCCATCTTCGACGCTCATGCCCGCCATTTCGGTTAACACTTGGCCGCGGAAAGTGTCGGCTTGTTCTGCTGTTGCTTTGCCACTGAGTACGACTTGGTAAAGAGCCTGTGCGTCTTCCAAGCTCAGGTTCGCGGTCGTAGCTTTGGCGTGACCGTGATCGGTCGAGGTGGCGCCCATCGATTTGAAGAAGGCGCGACGATTTCTATGCGCGTTCAGATAACCTTCCCAGGTGCTGATATCGCAACCGCTGAGTTCGCCAAAGACCTTAAGGTTATCTAGGAATCCTTCAAACTCAGGATCCACGACGTTGTCAGGACGGTAGGCTGTGACTACGCGGTGTCCCCATCCGTCAGCCCGAATTTTGGCATGATGCTCAAGGGTATCTAGTGCGCCTTCTGTGGTTGCAATCAATTCGATGTTAAAACGATCCAGTAGAGCGCGCGGTCGAAATTCATCAGTCGCGAGTTGGCGGTTAATTTCGTCGTAGAATTTATCGGCAGACGCTTCGGTAAACCGCTCGCTAAAACCAAACACTTGATACAGCACGTGGTCTATCCACATGCGTGAGGGTGTTGCCGCAAACAGATGGTAGTTTTTTGCGAACAAGCGCCATATCGCACGGTTGTCGGTGCTGGTCGGCGAGCCATCTGCCGTTGGTACCCCCAAATCTTGCAGAGCGATACCTTGGCTATACAGCATACGAAAGACGTAATGATCGGGCTTGATCAACAGGTCGGCCGCGTTGTCGAAGCATTGGTTATTGGCGAACCATGATGGATCTGTGTGTCCGTGCGGACTGACGATGGGCAAATCTTTGATGCTTTGATAGAGCTCGCGCGCGACGGTTCGCAATTCAGGGTTTGCTGGGAAGAGTCGGTCGGGATGAAGAAGTGAACTGGACACTAGAGTTGGCCTTTTTATGACAAATAATCGTTAGTGTATGCAATCCTGCCACCGGTGGCAAGAGAAGGGCAAAATCGAATGCCTGAGACTTTCAACTGATTGACCCTGCCCAGAAGGTTGATTGTGGTTGCTTTGTGAGATGTGCGCCTGACGTATGGCGAGGCGTCACCAATCGCTTGGCCTTGTTACGACTTCACCGCTTCTTTGACCGATGCTTTGTGCGCCATCATCGTATTGCCAATGGCGGCGAGCAGGCCAAAATAAAGCGCGCTCAAGGCGACCGCTTTAGCAATGTTGAGAATATCGAGCTCGGCAAGTTGCGGTATGGTGCCAACGGTTAAAAACAGCATCGCAGCGAGGTTGATGACTAAGGGGAATTTGCCCAGTATTTGAAGATACACCACCGTGCAAATTACGCTCAAAAATAGCGGCAGGCTTAAATCAGGAAGACCCAGAATCGTTCCCACGTTGTGTGCGAGATAAATCAAAAGCAGGCCAAATAACGAACCAGTAGTGGCTGCAGGGTATTCCTTGAGCGCCAAATGGTGGATACCACCCCAATACAGCAGAAACAAAAAGCCAGCCCATACCTCGGTAATATTGAGCAAGACCACCAGCGCTAAAAAGCCGAGTATGACGGCGATAACGCCAAGCAACACGCCAAATGCGGCGATAGGCGAGAGTGTTGGACTTTCTTGGTTCTGGCTCATATTGGCTCCTTTTTCTTTGGAGTATAGACGTCTCAGAAGTTCTTGGGGATGGCTAACGAAAAATCCTCCTAAGCCAATTGGTCTAGAGTCGCTGTTCCTGTACTTGAGCTCTGACGATTCTGATAATCAAAGTCCCCTTTGAGGCGTTGCGGGATTCGAGTTCTTGCACTAGAGTTGCAGGGATTATAAGAAACAGGTGGTAACGATGTCTGACAGACTTGATGCGGATATTCTGATTACAGGAGCGAAAATTTTTAATAACGGTGATGACGCCGTTATTGAAGATTTGGCGATTGGCAATGGCGTCATTCTTGCCCGAGGAAATCTGGCCGGTAAGGTGGATGCTACAACGGTCATCGACGGTTCGGGTTCCTGGTTGATGCCGGGCCTCTTCGATATTCACACGCATTATGATCTAGAGCTCGAGGTGGCCCCCGATCTGCCGGAGTCTACGCGTCACGGTACGACGACGGTAGTTATTGCCAACTGCAGCTTAGGGTTAGCTTTTGGAAACCAGCGCGATGGCGAGAACGACCCTATCGTGAGTTGTTACGCGCGTGTTGAGAATATTCCAAAACACGTACTGAGCAGTTGTGCCGATAAGGTGAATTGGAGCACGCCAAAAGAGTACCTCGACCATTTAGAGAGCTTAGATTTAGGACCCAATGTCGTACCTTTACTGCCGCACTCGATGCTCCGTATTGATGCAATGGGGTTTAAAGAGAGTATCTCGCGTGACCCAACGCAGGCCGAACTGAGGTCCATGCAAGAAACCCTGGCACAGGCTATCGACGATGGCTACGCTGGATTTTCAACCGATGCATTGCCGTTTCATTATTTGGCGGAACAGCCACACGTCGAAAAAACCATTCCGACTCAATTCGCAAAGTATTCAGAGTTAAAAGCCTTAACAAAGGTACTGCGCGAGAAAGATGCCTTGTGGCAGGCAACGCCGCCCAAAGACAGTATTCTGGGCACCTTGAAAACCTTTCTACTGACCAGTGGTCGTCTGCACGGTAAGGCCCTCAAAACCACCGTTGTGGCAGCCATGGATTTCGCTCACAACAAGCGTTTATCTAAGAGCGCCGTGACCTTGGCTAAGTTAATGAACTCGTCTGTGGTGAAAGGCAAGTTTTATATGCAGGCCTTAGGCGCTCCATTCAAGGTATGGTCGGATGGCGCGATTACGCCTTTGGCTGAGGAAATTCCGGAGTTGCGTCTGCTGAACGAAACGGATTTGGAAGATCGTGAGGCGCGTCTGAGAATCTTGAATAGCCCCGACTTTGCCGACGCGTTCAGGAAAATGTGGATGACCGGGAAAACCGGTTTTAATTTGGCTCGGTTACGTCGAATATTGAAGGCGGAAGATTTTGCCTTGGATCGCGATTTGCGCAGTATGTTTATCGAACGTTGCCCCGTTAAGTCTTGGGAGGGCTTGAGCTTTCAGGTCGTACTCGACAAATTACTCGCCTATCGAACTGGCGATCAAAGCAACCTAAGTGGCGACGAACTAGCTGCCTTCCACGGCGATTTTGCTTGGGTGCAAGATGAAGCTGACTTGGTTCTGCAAATGCTACGCTCATTTGATACCGATCTGACTTGGAACACGACGACGGCGAATCGAGACCCGAAGCGGGTGCGTGAGCTTATTATGGATCCGATTTTGCTGCCGGGTTTTAATGACAGCGGGGCACATTTAACCAATATGGCGTTTTACGACGTGAACTTGCGCAGTTTGAAACTGGCCGCGCAGGGTGGTGAGGCTGACGTCAGCTACATGGTGAAACGATTGACCAAAGACCCGGCGGACATCTTTGGCGTGAAAGCGGGTACGATTTACGTCGGTGACGCCGCCGATTTGATCTTAATTGATCCGGACAAACTCATGGCTCATGACGGTGAAGCTTGCGTGCAGCGACGCTATCGCGAGGAGTTCAATCACGAGCAGTTAGTGAACCGTCCTGACGGGGTTGTGACCACAGTCGTGATTGGCGGTAAGCTGGCGTGGCAGAATGATCAGCCGACCGAAGCCTTGGGTAAAGAAGCCTTCGGCCGTTTACTGAAGCGTGCTAGTTGATTAAATTTTGCCTTGATCAGCCTGCTTTGCGTTGTGCTGCTATGAAATTGCGCCCTCAGTTGGGCGCGCGATAAGCCTTGCGAATAACGACTGGGGTGCTGTGTATTTGCCCCTGCAAAAATTTAATGGAGGTTTCTCCATTCGTTTTTTGGTTGGCGATTGCTTGCACCGTATCCATGCCCTTTAAGACCGATCCAAAAGCCGGAAATCCATGTGTGTCGGGTACAGAACGCGCCCCTTCATCGGCCCAGCTGCAAGCCCGTAAGCAAATGAATATTTCTGGAATCACAACGCCAGTGTCCAATAAATCGCGCGCGAAACTGACGGTTCCGGTTTGATGAGTCAAGCCGGTAAGAGAAGTGCGCTCGACGTCGGGTAGTGTGGGAATCTGAAAGTTGGTCGCTGAAATGGGCCCCGTTTGAGTCAGGGCTCCTTGTAAAATCCCACCCTGAATAAGTTGAGGTCCAGCTTCGCCATCCAAAGATGCAGATCGGTAGAATGTTGCACCATTGTACAAGCCGTTATCGATAATTCTGAGAAAATAAGCGGATGTGATGGGTGCTTTGTCTGTATCAACACGTAGGATCATGTCGCCCAAGTCTGTTTCTAAAATGACATTGACAGCTTCGGAAGTCTGAGGTTTTGCTATGGATGCACTACTCTCAGTCGGGTTGATGCCCGTATCAGATATACATCCGGCCAAAGTCAGGGTCGCTAAGAGTGATGCAATAAGTGCTTTCATCGTTGGTCTCGCTATTTCTTGGTGTTGGCTTTAACTATAACCCTCGATAGCAAAACTAAGATACCATAACACGACGCACTTCATATCATTAGGTGACAATAGTGGACGTAAACTTAACACACTATGACAAAAATAAACCTTTGCTGATGTCGTCAGAAATTCTGTTAGGAAGTCTAGAAGTCGCAGAAGAGTTGGGTTTGTCTGTAGAACCCTCGTTGGTCCTGGCACAGATTGATGCCAAGCAACTGAAAGATCCGGATCAATTTTTACCACTGCATTGTGTCGTGAATTTTTTAAATGATATGGCGCAGCGATCGAACTGCGAACACTTCGGATTCCTGGTTGGGTTAAAACAACCTCCAACGCGGTTTGCTCGCATTGGGCAGTTAGTGAAGTTCGCGGCAACTTTACGAGAGGCTATCGACGATGCACTCAGATTTTCGTTGTTAAACAGTCAGTTCAGTCGGTGGGAGTTGGAGAGTGATGAGATCTATGCGACCTTAATCCGGCGGACTCGGGTCGCTTACGATGAACCCATGATTCAGTTGCAGACCTTAGCGCTTACTGTCGTCTACAAAGCCATGACGGGTTTGGTCGGGGGGCGGGATATTGGCTTGCAGCAGGTGAGTTTTTCGTACGCGCCTCACGCTCACAAGCAGCGAATGGAGGCATTCTTCGGCTGCCCAGTCCATTTTAACCAACCATTCAATGCCTTGATATTTACCTGCAAAGCCCTCGAGCTGCCGATACCGACCTCGGATCCAAAGGTGTATCACTTAATTAAAGCGCAGCTCGAGAACTTATCAAAAGGTCTGACTCACCAGGATGATTTAATCACTCGGGTTATACATCACATTCAGCAGGCAATGGGTTCGCGCTATTGCTCGCTTGAATTCATTAGTCAAACTATGGGCGCACACCCACGCGCTTTGCAGCGGCAACTAGCCGAAGAAGGAGTGACTTTTAAACAGTTACTCAATCGCGTTCGGCAGGGTTTGGCCGAAGAGTATTTGATTAATTCGTCGATCTCCGTCGCGGAACTGTCGAGCTTTTTAGGTTACCGCAACCCCAGCGCTTTTTCCCGAGCGTTTAAACGTGAGTCGGGCTTGTCTCCCGACCATTGGAAAGCGTCCAAATTAGCCGCCGTGAGTTAAATTTGCGTGCGTTTTGTGTTTGCCATTGATCACGTTTCAACTATTTGGGCTCATGCCCCACGCTTGAAATTAGCCAGACAAACTCGGGTCTTGTCGCGTTATGGTATATAGCGTGTCGTATAATGGTATGAGGTCTGTCGCGTAATGATATTCTAACTCCTCTTTTTCCTCGTATAGTTTTTATGTCAATCAGGCTCAACTCACGCGCTTGGTCCACTTGAGTTGTTAAATCTAACGACCAAACACTATGACGATAACAATCCGGAGTTATTAGAATGCACGCACAAAAGCGTTTACAAAAAACCGCGATCGCCGCAGCACTGTTAGCCATTGCCTTTGAAGCCCCAGCGCAGACCCTAGAAGAAGTTGTGGTTACCGCGCAGCACCGCGAAGAAAATTTGCAGGATGTTCCGATCGCGATTACCGCAATAAGCTCAGAAGAAATCCGTACCGCAGACATTAGCGACCTCAATAGTATCTCTGTACGTACGCCTGGTTTTAGCATGGGTACCTTTACGCCAGCTCAGCCGCAGTTATTTATTCGTGGTGTGGGTTCAAATGCTGATGGTGCTGCAGAAGACCAGTCGGTCGTGGTGTTTTTAGACGGTGTTTACGTAGGTCGTACCGCAGGTCAGGCTTTTGATCTGTTCGACCTCGAGCGAATCGAAATACTTCGAGGGCCTCAGGGTACCTTGTACGGCAAAAACGCAGCGGGTGGTGCGATCAACTTGGTGAGTCAAAAGCCCAGCGAAACATTCAGCGGCGCCGTGGAACTGTCAGCTGGTGATCTAGGGTATTTCTCGACTCGTGGCAAAGTATCGGGTCCTTTGTCTGACACACTGTTCGGTAAAGTGTCTTTCACCTACAAAGAGCGAGACGGTTACGTTGACTCACTCGTCGCTAATTTAGATGATTTTAATGCTTATGAAAGCCAAGGCATTCGTGCGCAGTTGTTGGGTCGCCCATCGGATACGATGGAATGGTTGCTCACCGTTGATGCGTCCGATGATTCTCGCACCGGTCCCGGTCGAAGCGTGGGTGATCAGTTTTTGCAGGCAACCATCGCGGGTTTGGGGGGCTTCGCGCCCGGCTTCTATCAGAACATGCTGACTCAAGAACCTAGCTCTGATGTCGACAGTCAGGGCGTCTCTTTGCAGATGGACTGGGACGTCGGTAATGGCACGCTGACCTCGATTACTGCCTATCGCGAAGCGAATGCAAAAGTCACCGACATCGCCTTTGGTGTGGCTTTTCAATACTTAGGCCTTGGCAGCCTTGATAACTCAGTCGATGAAAGTAGCTCACAGTTCAGTCAAGAAATTCGCTACGCAACAGATCTAAGCGACACAGTGTTTTTACAAACCGGCGTGTACTACTTGAACGAAGATGTAGATCGCTTAGAGAGCTTGGATATCGTATGCGGTAACTTGTGCGCTGGTTTTAGCAACAACTTCTACAATGCAAGCAACCCTTTACCTTTGTATGGCAGTGCTGATCAAACCAATGAAACGAACAGTTACGGTGTGTTTGCTCAGGCTCAGTGGTCAGTGAACGATCGAGCCGATGTCACCCTAGGTGCCCGATACACTCGTGAAACCAAAGACGCGACGAACGTCGGCACACCTGATGGTGCCTTTGCTATCTTGGCGCCTTACGATGTCAAAATGGACGAGAGTTGGAGTGCATTTACGCCGAAAGCGGCCATTAATTATCAGCTCAGTGAAGATGTCATGGCTTATGCCTCGGTATCGACGGGTTTCAAGAGTGGCGGCTTTCAAGGGTTGGCGCCAACCGGCATTGCGGCCTCTACTCCCTTTGATGAGGAAAACGTCACGACTTACGAATTGGGTTTAAAAGGTACCTTGCTTGACGGAGCTATGCGCTTTAACGGTGCGATATTCACCTCAGACTACGAAGACCTTCAAGTATTAGTGTTGACTGTGCAGCCCGATGGCTTACCAGGGCCTCAGTTGACCGCCAATGCCGGTGAAGCCGAAATTACAGGTATTGAGCTAGAAGCCCAATGGCAGGTGACTGACATGCTGCAACTGGCAGCAACCTATGCAAATTTGGATACCGAGTACACTCAGCTCGATAATGATTTGGCGGTTAATGAGGGGAACTTGCTGCGTAATGCGCCTGAAAATGCGTACTCGATAAGCGCCATTTTCGATATGCCACTCGCCTCGGGTGCCAGCCTGAATGCTCGGGTCGACTTCAGCCATAAAGACGATGCCTACCAGGATATTCCCAATCAAGAGGCCGCAAAAATGATTGAGTATGACGTGGTGAATCTGCGCGCTGCTTATGTTGCGGAAGGCGCACAGTGGGAGGTCGCAGCTTGGGTGAAAAATGCGACCGATGAGGAGTATTTGCTGCACAACTCAGTGCTAAACCCAGGGCTAGCACAGTTGCCTCTACCCGCGGCACCGCGTACTGTAGGTGTTACTGCTACCTGGAATTTCGGTGAGTAGCACTGAAGGAGAATAACAATGAAGTTAGGTAAACAGCTACTGATTTCGCTTGTTGCCGCCAGCTCTATGCTGGCGCACTTGTCTTATGCTGCCGGAGCAGCACAAGAGGGCGAAGAAATCATTTCAAGCATCTTGGCGATGGGTGTACCTGCGCCAACCATTGCTCCACCCAGTGGTGAAGAAAAGCTTGGCAAATTCGAGCATTTGGTCATCGCGAATGCCATGGTCATTGATGGTACGGGCGCGCCGCCGCAAGGGCCTTTGTCGATTCACATCGAGGGTGATCGCATTGTCAATATTACGGGGGTGGGCGTCAGCTCGATGCATCTCGACGGCGACCAGTATGGGCCTGACGTCAAAGTGATCGACGCTACTGGTAAATATGTGTTGCCCGGTTTTATCGACTCTCATGTTCATTACGGCACACCCAGTCACATCTTTGGTGGCGCGCTTACTGACTCTGAATATGTGGGCAAACTTATGCTTGCTCATGGTATTACGACTTTACGCGACGCCGGCGGATTGATGGGTCTGGGTTGGACTTTAGAGCACAAGCGTCTAGCGGAAGAGGGTGTCATTTCTTCGCCGGACATCGAGTCTTATGTGGTGTTCCCAGAAACACTAAACGACCCTGACAAGGCGCGTGATTGGGTTCGTGCTGTAAAAAAACGTGGTGCCGACGGGATCAAGTTTTTAGGGGCCGCACCGCAAGCTTTAGAAGCCGCTATTACAGAGGCCAAAAAGCTGGGTATTGGCGCAATGTTTCACCATTCGCAAATCGCAGTAACGCGCTGGACAGTGCTGGATAGTGCCAAAGCGGGACTCGATTCGATGGAGCATTGGTACAGTTTGCCCGAAGTCATGTTTGAAGAGCAAACCGTCCAGCATTACCCCTTGGATTATAACTACAACAACGAGCAGCATCGCTTTGTCGAAGCCGGAAAACTTTGGCGTCAATCGGCGAAGCGCGGCTCGGACAAATGGTTGGAAACCATTGATCAGTTGATGGCCTATGATCTGACTTTGGTTCCGACCTTCAGTATTTACGAAGCCAACCGAGATTTCAGCCGCGCGCGAACGCTCGAATGGCACGATGAGTACACCATGCCCTACATGATGCGAGCGTTTGACCCCAATCCCAAAGCACATGGCTCGTATCATTTTGACTGGACCACGCAAAACGAAGTCGATTGGCAGGAAAACTTCCGCTATTGGATGAGTTTTGTTAATGACTACAAAAATGCAGGCGGTCGAGTCGCAGCAGGTTCTGATAATGGCTTTATCTATGGCACTTATGGCTTTGGTTACATTCGTGAACTGGAAATGTTGCAAGAAGCTGGCTTTCACCCTCTTGAGGTCGTTAAGGCGGCTACGAGTGTTGGTGCCCAACTGCTGGGTTTGAATGACACGGGCACGATCGAAAAGGGCAAAAAGGCTGATTTGGTGATTGTGTCGGAGAACCCACTGCGCAACTTTAAGGTTCTGTACGGGACGGGCCATTATCGATACAACAAAGCTTTGGGGCGGACCGAACGCGTGCAAGCAATCGATTACACCATCAAAGATGGAATTGTGTTCGATGCTAAGATACTACTGACACAAGTACGAGACTTGGTGCAAGCACGCAAAGATCTCGAGGCGAAGGCGGCCAAATGATATTGAGTCAACTTTTTAAACGATGCAGGTCTGTTGGCCTGGTAGCGGGCCTTGTGTCCGCTTTTTTTTGCGCTCAATTGAGTGCTGATACTATTGATGATTTTGCTGACCGATTTATTGATTTGGGGTTGCGATTTCAAAATTACGATTCCTCGGCCTATTTGTTCTTGGGTGATAAAGCTTTGGTCACGGAGGCAAAAGCCGATGACGTGAGTTTGCCGGACTTGTTAGTGAGTTTAGAACGCTTGCACGAGGAGATGAACGTTTATCAAACCGACGATGCCGTTCTGAGCAAACGCTTTAAAGACCTACGCGGTCGCGTCCTCGCCATGCAAGTTCGCGGGAAAATCCTGTCAGGCGAGATACCCCGCGATTTTGAAACCGAGGCCAAGCTAACCTTTGATGTAACCGTTCCCCACTACAGCGAAGAACATTTTGTCGAGCTCGCTCAACGGCTGGACGCTTTAATTCCGGGCGATGATCCACTGCCGCAACGCGTTGAACGTTTCCGAGATGAATTTGTTATTCCCCCCAGTAAACTCAAGGACGTCTTGAGTGTGGCGATCGAGGAGTGTCGGCGCCGCACCAAGTCTTATCTGAACCTGCCTCAGGATGAACATGCGGAACTGGTGCTCGTGACCGGCATGCATTGGGTCGGATTTACGGTGTATGAAGGCAACAGCTTCAGTAAGATTTTGCTCAATCAAGAGGTG
This region includes:
- a CDS encoding peptidylprolyl isomerase — its product is MKALIASLLATLTLAGCISDTGINPTESSASIAKPQTSEAVNVILETDLGDMILRVDTDKAPITSAYFLRIIDNGLYNGATFYRSASLDGEAGPQLIQGGILQGALTQTGPISATNFQIPTLPDVERTSLTGLTHQTGTVSFARDLLDTGVVIPEIFICLRACSWADEGARSVPDTHGFPAFGSVLKGMDTVQAIANQKTNGETSIKFLQGQIHSTPVVIRKAYRAPN
- a CDS encoding AraC family transcriptional regulator, with translation MDVNLTHYDKNKPLLMSSEILLGSLEVAEELGLSVEPSLVLAQIDAKQLKDPDQFLPLHCVVNFLNDMAQRSNCEHFGFLVGLKQPPTRFARIGQLVKFAATLREAIDDALRFSLLNSQFSRWELESDEIYATLIRRTRVAYDEPMIQLQTLALTVVYKAMTGLVGGRDIGLQQVSFSYAPHAHKQRMEAFFGCPVHFNQPFNALIFTCKALELPIPTSDPKVYHLIKAQLENLSKGLTHQDDLITRVIHHIQQAMGSRYCSLEFISQTMGAHPRALQRQLAEEGVTFKQLLNRVRQGLAEEYLINSSISVAELSSFLGYRNPSAFSRAFKRESGLSPDHWKASKLAAVS
- a CDS encoding TonB-dependent receptor; translation: MHAQKRLQKTAIAAALLAIAFEAPAQTLEEVVVTAQHREENLQDVPIAITAISSEEIRTADISDLNSISVRTPGFSMGTFTPAQPQLFIRGVGSNADGAAEDQSVVVFLDGVYVGRTAGQAFDLFDLERIEILRGPQGTLYGKNAAGGAINLVSQKPSETFSGAVELSAGDLGYFSTRGKVSGPLSDTLFGKVSFTYKERDGYVDSLVANLDDFNAYESQGIRAQLLGRPSDTMEWLLTVDASDDSRTGPGRSVGDQFLQATIAGLGGFAPGFYQNMLTQEPSSDVDSQGVSLQMDWDVGNGTLTSITAYREANAKVTDIAFGVAFQYLGLGSLDNSVDESSSQFSQEIRYATDLSDTVFLQTGVYYLNEDVDRLESLDIVCGNLCAGFSNNFYNASNPLPLYGSADQTNETNSYGVFAQAQWSVNDRADVTLGARYTRETKDATNVGTPDGAFAILAPYDVKMDESWSAFTPKAAINYQLSEDVMAYASVSTGFKSGGFQGLAPTGIAASTPFDEENVTTYELGLKGTLLDGAMRFNGAIFTSDYEDLQVLVLTVQPDGLPGPQLTANAGEAEITGIELEAQWQVTDMLQLAATYANLDTEYTQLDNDLAVNEGNLLRNAPENAYSISAIFDMPLASGASLNARVDFSHKDDAYQDIPNQEAAKMIEYDVVNLRAAYVAEGAQWEVAAWVKNATDEEYLLHNSVLNPGLAQLPLPAAPRTVGVTATWNFGE
- a CDS encoding amidohydrolase family protein, with translation MKLGKQLLISLVAASSMLAHLSYAAGAAQEGEEIISSILAMGVPAPTIAPPSGEEKLGKFEHLVIANAMVIDGTGAPPQGPLSIHIEGDRIVNITGVGVSSMHLDGDQYGPDVKVIDATGKYVLPGFIDSHVHYGTPSHIFGGALTDSEYVGKLMLAHGITTLRDAGGLMGLGWTLEHKRLAEEGVISSPDIESYVVFPETLNDPDKARDWVRAVKKRGADGIKFLGAAPQALEAAITEAKKLGIGAMFHHSQIAVTRWTVLDSAKAGLDSMEHWYSLPEVMFEEQTVQHYPLDYNYNNEQHRFVEAGKLWRQSAKRGSDKWLETIDQLMAYDLTLVPTFSIYEANRDFSRARTLEWHDEYTMPYMMRAFDPNPKAHGSYHFDWTTQNEVDWQENFRYWMSFVNDYKNAGGRVAAGSDNGFIYGTYGFGYIRELEMLQEAGFHPLEVVKAATSVGAQLLGLNDTGTIEKGKKADLVIVSENPLRNFKVLYGTGHYRYNKALGRTERVQAIDYTIKDGIVFDAKILLTQVRDLVQARKDLEAKAAK